From the genome of bacterium, one region includes:
- a CDS encoding aldo/keto reductase gives MKKKNNTKNVALPIRPLGKTGLHVTVLGFGGIPIQQVDTSDAVKVVRRAYELGINYFDTARAYADSETKIGIALQGIRAQCILATKSTAKSKSEMEESIALSLKELQTDYLDIYQCHNIQNVEMLNTILASDGAITALLSAKKKGIVRHIGLSSHSVPVIIEAIKHAAVFETILVPYNYIETDVVDELLPLANKKGIAVIAMKPFGGSAFADNPKMALSYVLEQPVSVALVGMQTVEEVEENVRLCRDIKKLTASEQKRIAQLKQELDKNFCRRCGYCQPCSVGIEISYVLGAKYIYKRYGWKNYINGNDKSKLAKVAECIHCRLCVDRCPYHLPIPDLLPNRVAELHAIYSRSVLQEERLTR, from the coding sequence ATGAAAAAGAAAAATAATACAAAGAACGTTGCTCTTCCCATTCGCCCTTTAGGAAAAACAGGATTACACGTTACCGTTCTCGGGTTCGGCGGAATCCCAATTCAGCAGGTAGATACTTCGGATGCAGTTAAAGTCGTTCGCCGTGCCTATGAATTAGGGATAAATTATTTCGATACCGCTCGAGCGTATGCGGATAGTGAAACCAAAATCGGAATCGCATTGCAAGGAATACGAGCACAATGTATTCTAGCTACAAAAAGTACAGCGAAATCGAAATCGGAAATGGAAGAAAGTATCGCTCTGAGCTTAAAAGAACTGCAAACCGATTATCTTGATATTTATCAATGTCATAATATCCAGAATGTTGAAATGCTCAATACAATATTAGCGTCGGACGGTGCTATTACCGCGCTATTATCCGCAAAAAAGAAAGGAATAGTCCGACATATTGGATTATCCAGTCATTCTGTTCCAGTTATCATTGAAGCGATAAAACACGCTGCTGTATTCGAAACTATTTTAGTGCCGTATAATTATATTGAAACCGATGTGGTTGATGAATTGTTACCGTTAGCTAATAAAAAAGGGATTGCGGTTATTGCAATGAAACCGTTCGGGGGCAGCGCGTTTGCGGATAATCCGAAAATGGCATTATCATACGTTCTCGAGCAACCAGTATCAGTCGCATTAGTTGGTATGCAGACGGTTGAAGAAGTTGAAGAAAACGTGCGGTTATGTAGAGATATCAAGAAGTTAACCGCATCGGAACAGAAGCGAATCGCGCAACTTAAACAGGAACTCGATAAAAACTTTTGCCGCCGTTGTGGATATTGCCAGCCGTGTAGTGTCGGAATAGAAATCTCGTATGTTTTAGGTGCAAAATATATTTATAAACGGTATGGTTGGAAGAATTATATTAATGGAAATGATAAGTCGAAATTAGCAAAAGTAGCAGAATGTATTCACTGTCGGTTATGCGTTGACCGATGTCCCTACCATCTGCCGATACCGGACTTATTACCCAATCGTGTCGCTGAACTGCATGCGATTTATTCCCGTTCGGTTCTTCAAGAAGAGCGTTTAACCAGATAA
- a CDS encoding HAMP domain-containing protein — MNSVQEKSSFIYPALTVALWFLIYFLFSYLAPSVPAIHPKWGYLISAGVCAVTILLIFYSLTRFILKPIWLLLITIVAAGFVYFGNHFRGAEVIRAVTIDLGLILFSITTSSLLIRSLNQKSYLVPIAVLGSALDLWSGVIGPTKSFITTGEINYFLIRFPLLGTAEIPGFFGVSDCIFSALFLFATVKFKFNRTNNFLILTLAFIVVFLIVIFSELAIPALPVLSLGFVLVNWGHLEQSGEPKDFPTSSSFRKRQWIFSVMLIILLVSIPILKWYARTQIKQKIETIDSFAKQSIELSMQKCKFIMENQQAVLKAIARRPPQIIHPTEWQTVLNRYHLQLPPGTQAYLVTKDAPDSQKIICVYPSASTDNKAGNIASSAWKKVFTQMLDSKRIQLQTDSIVIPAQGLQMVTYLQLTTGGLLESAQNLHYLVLFFPITAQWLKKEIQTHFPNEIRPEFALLTRTTDPKAINEWITVDATITEPFNNHELPRFTDRELNLSFLDRGKYFFYQHIGEAPYKICGYAIPFTISDSLLCALLPYPIEVITKIDRYTQISTSAILLFVTLIIVSLVVHRGLKLTKKFVFALALATLLPIVIFRFAGFSTRDALEEQISRHVSDGLLRTLKIVTQLKYELHQLAISMASAKDDTARQAILQNYQQKYPQLHWAQQITSNNNRIHSAGDIALLNFGKPNVSGTLFVDPESQTPMLFDQYTYTQNNLEKTTVIGLPVSQGLLHLLKLNSGTETAFVWENNIISTLPRMKAESLKISETELAEAELTEVESFTVSRQHIGDMVYTVGYLRFPIYTFSTTLQTFVQSANPGLFAIAIPRTFVDQQIKEFDDNLMSFTILMLLIASFIGFGLTVMTMHPLIKLIRGTQEVGAGNLEYQVDIRQKDEMGELGRSFNQMVRLLKDRQRVRDTFSKYVSERVAEKILSHPEGVPLKGERRPITILYADIRGFTALAEKGNPEEVVAMLNECFTHLIDIIFKYEGTLDKFIGDCIMALFGAPIPAEDSLERAILAALAMQEQMDLFNQSRRGLGLPEIKIGIGINYGEAIVGNVGSQRRLEYTAVGDNVNIAFRLQEIADGGQILVTEECFSLVDKKFTGYPIGPITVKGKEKPITVVQITGVVKPD, encoded by the coding sequence TGCGGAGGTTATCCGTGCGGTAACTATTGACCTCGGTCTCATTTTGTTCAGCATAACTACAAGCAGTTTATTAATTCGTTCATTAAATCAGAAATCATATTTGGTTCCTATAGCGGTTCTCGGGTCAGCATTAGATCTCTGGAGTGGAGTGATTGGCCCAACGAAATCGTTTATCACTACCGGAGAGATAAACTATTTTTTAATTCGATTTCCGCTGTTAGGAACAGCAGAAATCCCCGGTTTTTTCGGGGTAAGTGATTGTATTTTCAGTGCGTTATTTTTATTCGCTACGGTTAAATTTAAGTTTAACCGAACCAACAATTTCTTGATACTTACCCTAGCGTTCATTGTAGTGTTTCTTATCGTTATCTTCAGCGAACTCGCAATTCCTGCACTTCCAGTACTTTCGCTAGGGTTCGTATTGGTTAACTGGGGTCATTTAGAACAATCCGGGGAACCGAAAGATTTTCCTACCTCATCCTCCTTTCGGAAACGGCAATGGATTTTTTCAGTTATGTTAATCATTCTTCTGGTATCAATTCCGATCCTAAAATGGTATGCACGCACTCAAATTAAACAGAAAATTGAAACGATTGATTCTTTTGCCAAACAGAGTATTGAACTGTCCATGCAGAAATGCAAATTTATTATGGAAAATCAACAAGCTGTTCTCAAGGCGATAGCCAGACGACCACCTCAAATTATTCACCCTACAGAGTGGCAGACGGTTTTAAATCGCTATCACTTGCAACTTCCACCCGGTACTCAAGCATATCTCGTAACCAAGGATGCTCCTGACTCCCAAAAGATTATTTGCGTATATCCATCTGCGTCAACCGACAACAAAGCTGGGAACATTGCTTCTTCTGCTTGGAAAAAGGTTTTTACGCAAATGCTGGATAGTAAACGAATCCAGCTGCAAACAGATTCAATAGTTATTCCTGCGCAAGGACTTCAAATGGTTACGTATCTCCAATTAACTACTGGTGGTTTACTCGAATCTGCACAAAATCTCCATTATCTTGTTCTCTTTTTTCCAATTACCGCCCAATGGTTGAAAAAAGAAATCCAAACTCATTTTCCGAACGAGATTCGACCGGAATTCGCTCTTCTTACCCGAACCACTGATCCGAAAGCTATTAACGAATGGATAACGGTCGATGCCACGATTACAGAGCCATTCAATAATCACGAACTACCTCGATTCACTGACCGAGAACTAAACTTATCTTTTCTCGACCGTGGGAAATACTTCTTTTACCAGCATATTGGAGAAGCCCCCTATAAAATTTGCGGATACGCTATTCCGTTTACTATTTCAGATAGTTTACTTTGCGCCCTATTACCGTATCCGATAGAAGTCATAACGAAAATTGACCGGTATACCCAAATCAGCACGTCGGCTATTCTCCTATTCGTAACTCTAATAATCGTTTCCTTGGTAGTCCATCGCGGACTTAAATTAACGAAAAAGTTCGTGTTTGCGTTAGCGCTGGCGACCTTATTACCCATAGTAATTTTCCGGTTCGCTGGGTTTAGTACCCGCGATGCACTGGAAGAACAAATCAGCCGGCATGTCTCCGATGGCTTGTTACGAACTTTGAAAATAGTCACCCAATTGAAATATGAACTTCATCAATTAGCAATATCAATGGCATCCGCTAAAGATGATACAGCACGACAAGCGATTCTGCAAAACTATCAGCAGAAATATCCGCAATTGCACTGGGCACAACAAATAACGAGTAACAATAACCGCATACACAGTGCCGGTGATATTGCGTTACTCAACTTTGGGAAACCTAATGTTTCCGGAACATTGTTCGTTGACCCGGAATCACAAACTCCTATGCTTTTTGACCAATATACCTATACCCAAAACAATCTGGAAAAAACCACGGTTATCGGACTGCCAGTGAGCCAAGGTTTATTGCATCTTTTAAAACTTAATAGCGGCACGGAAACAGCTTTCGTTTGGGAGAATAATATCATTTCAACGTTACCGCGAATGAAAGCTGAATCATTAAAAATCAGCGAAACCGAATTGGCTGAAGCGGAACTAACTGAGGTTGAATCGTTCACTGTTTCCCGGCAGCATATCGGCGATATGGTGTATACCGTCGGATATCTCCGTTTTCCGATATATACATTTTCAACAACGCTGCAAACATTTGTCCAGTCAGCGAATCCGGGATTATTTGCGATTGCTATTCCACGAACATTCGTTGACCAGCAAATTAAAGAGTTTGATGATAATTTGATGTCATTCACGATCCTAATGCTGCTCATCGCAAGCTTTATCGGGTTCGGATTAACGGTGATGACGATGCATCCGCTGATAAAACTTATCCGGGGAACTCAAGAAGTTGGCGCGGGTAATTTAGAGTATCAGGTTGATATTCGCCAAAAAGATGAAATGGGCGAACTCGGTCGTTCATTTAACCAGATGGTTCGGCTTCTGAAAGACCGGCAACGAGTTCGCGATACGTTTTCGAAATACGTTAGTGAACGAGTTGCAGAAAAAATCCTATCTCATCCGGAAGGTGTCCCACTCAAAGGTGAACGTAGACCGATAACCATCCTCTACGCAGATATTCGTGGATTTACTGCATTAGCAGAAAAAGGAAATCCAGAAGAAGTAGTTGCGATGCTGAACGAATGTTTTACCCATCTCATTGACATCATATTCAAATACGAAGGAACTCTCGATAAATTTATCGGGGATTGTATCATGGCGTTATTCGGTGCACCGATTCCTGCAGAAGATAGTTTAGAACGAGCGATTCTTGCGGCATTAGCGATGCAAGAACAAATGGATCTATTCAATCAGAGCCGCCGTGGTTTAGGATTACCGGAAATTAAGATTGGAATTGGGATAAACTATGGCGAAGCGATTGTTGGCAATGTTGGCTCACAGAGACGACTCGAATATACCGCAGTCGGCGATAATGTGAATATAGCATTTCGCTTGCAGGAAATCGCTGACGGAGGACAGATTCTGGTTACGGAAGAATGTTTTAGTCTGGTAGATAAAAAGTTTACCGGCTATCCAATAGGACCGATTACGGTTAAAGGAAAAGAGAAGCCGATTACCGTAGTCCAGATAACCGGAGTGGTGAAACCAGATTAA